Below is a window of Gossypium hirsutum isolate 1008001.06 chromosome A12, Gossypium_hirsutum_v2.1, whole genome shotgun sequence DNA.
agaaacaaaatgtccaagtttttgcacacgagctaagacacaggcgtgtcatggccatgtgtaGGACACGGTTCATGGACACAGCGTCCCTGTAGGTTGAAATTAGAAAATAAGTCCACatgggtaagggacacgggcgtgtcccattgTGTTCACACGGCCCATCAGTATGACCATGCCTAAATGGTCACACAGACGTGTGCCCCTGTTTTAAGTGTTATTTTTAGAATTCTTTGAAGGACCCGAATTAATTTCgaatgggttccaatggatgttttgagcctcgtaggctcttATTATGGagtttataataaaaattgaaaaagtttttaatttaaccATGTTTTGGTGATATGAAAACGTTTGTATGCATGAGTTCAAgttaaggtaatgcctcatattcctTCCCGGCGTAGGGCATGGgtgtgaggtgttacatttagtggtatcagagctattgtttagtcggttctaggttAATGTAgcgtgtgtacgagtctagctatacctGCCAtagataaattgtgatagtgtgacggctcctgatttttttattgtattttcatatagtaatggatcccgatcaaaCTATGGCggacgatgtagaaagtaacgcacTGGATCTCGTTGAAGGGGTAGTGCCATCCGATAATCGACCTTCCACAGTTAGTtagggaggaggagaaggggctcgggaggcctttctccacatgatgaatgaatggtacaCAGAGTTCGTCCGAGCAAACCCGAATACTCGacctcctccacccccacctatcccTCAACCTATTCCCGTAGTACCTCGGGTATGGACCTTGAGAGGCAAAATAGACCTCCAGTGGACAAGATCTGGAAGCATGGAGCCGAGGTATTCTGTGCTAATAAAGATGATGACCCTGAAAGGGTagaattctggcttgagaataccattagggtattcgatgaattatcctgCACTGCCGAAGAATGCTTAAAGTATATCATATCTTTGTTGAGAGACTCGTCATACTACTGGTTGAAAATGTTAGTCTCAGTGGTGCCTCACAGAAAGGTCatatgggaattcttccaagaggaattccGGAAGACATACATCTGTgaaagatttatggatcaaaagcgtaaggaatttcttgatttgaaACAAGGCTGCTTGACGGTTACTGAATATGAAAAAAAGTTCATccgacttagtaagtatgcttgGGAGTATGTATCCTCCGAGGCTAAGATGTGTCGAAGGTTAGAAGACAGACTTAATAAGGACATTAGACTATCAATGGGTgtccttgagttgaaagagttcgtaTACTCGTTGATCGGGCCTATAAAGATGAGGAATTAATTAAGGAAAGGAAGAAAATCGAAGCTAAAAACCAGAGATGCAAGGAAGAGGCATGCGAACAAGTCAGTTCCATCTTATTCTAAGAAATCCAGAGATGTCTAGTCTCGTTTCCACTCATCTGCTAGACATTCGTACCGATATCATAAGAAGCaagatttgaattttaattctCAAGGTACATCAGTGGCTAGTGTGGGCAATGTTAGATCTTTCAAACCAGAGTGCCAACATTATGGTAGAAATCACTTCAGCAAGTGTAGAATGAACGACGGATCTTGATTCcggtgtggttctcaagaccactttaTAAATGATTGCCCTGAGATGAATGataaagaaaaatttcaaagtataAGGCCAAGTGGCACCAATTCGAAAGGAAGGCCTCAGAAGACTGTTGGAGTTGGGGCTAGTAGCAAGAATGTGATGAGAGACACCACCGTAAGGTCTGAAGCCAGAGCTTAACCTATGCCATACGTGCATGTGAAGATGTATCCTCTCCTAATGTCATCACCtttacattttctctctatgataataCTATTATTGCTTTAAtcgaccctggttctactcattcgtgtgtgtgcatgaaattgatgtctagcatgaatatgcctatTGAGTCTATGGTGTTTATGAATAAAGTGACTAACCCGTTGGGTaaacatgtgatagttgataaagtatgcaagaaatgtcctttagtAGTTAAAGGTTattgtttttcggccgatttgttgctgttaccctttgatgagtttgatgtcatatttggtatggattggttgacatcccatgatgctatagtaaactgtAGATAAAAGGTTATTAGACTGAAATGTGAAAACAATGAAACCCTTTGGGTTGAATCAGGTGAGCCAGGCAACTTGCCtattgtaatatcctcaatgtctGCCCAGAAATGTTTGAagaaaggatgtgaagcttatttggctttcgtaatgaatactaaggaatcggagttgaagattgagtcagtaccgGTTGTAAGTGAATATGTGGATGTATTCTCGGAAGAATTTCCTGGGCTACCCCCtaatagagaggttgaatttaGTATAGAGCTAATGCTAGGGACCAcacctatttcgatcgctccgtatcggaTGGCCCCGACTGAGCTGAAAGAACTAaagtcacagttacaagaattgaccaACAAGGATTTtgtgagaccaagcttttcactGTGGGGTGCCCCGGtgttgtttttgaaaaagaaagatggatctattagattgtgcatagattaccgGCAGTTAAATAAGAGgatgatcaagaacaaatacccgttgccacgaatcgatgacttgtttgaccaactgaagggagcagcatggttttctaagatagacttgataTTTGGCTACTATCAACTACAAGTTAAAGAGGCAGATGTACCTAAAACCACttttaggactcggtatggtgtaacaccccttacccaagaccgtcaccggagtcgagtacgaggtgttaccagacttatcttacctgttcggggcataaaaaattacttttcaaaaaattttaatttgctcacatttaccaataaatccctaaaaagggccctcgaagccctaaaacatgcaattggaacggttcgggaccaaaccgggaacattaaaaaattttcaatttcttacacaaataaaaacaatttatttcactattcataataaaactatccATATGTGTAACagttagtaaattaattttaactcgagttacgaaactcaaaatttaaatctgtaaattttccttaaaatgatactcatatatcttcttaccataatttttctagaattttggtttggccaattagtacagtttattcattaaagtttcccctatttcgcaGTTCAGtggacctgacctctcttcactaaaaatcaattatctcattataagAACTCGAATAATGCAtatgtttgtttctaatgaaaataaacTCACAAAGGAACCTATACATATATACTAtgacttataattctttttgtaTAATTTCTAGTGAgtttccaaagttggaataggggatcacgaagtcactctgaaccagtcttacagaaatttaaatatctcagaatatagacttcctttgcttgctttgtttctttcctatgaaaataaactcaacaagatttaattatatatctcactCACCAttaattctatttctacaattttttgtgatttttcaaaaccacgtcactactgttgtttcctaactgttccatggccaactcttactctttcataatttctttgcatcaaacctcatttaggcatacataattcCAAACCATGTTCTTGTTTAGCTATATCATAACCTAATCATtgccaagtattcacatgccattctttaatcatatcataaggacatacacacacaatagtcaagtccctatacatgccctaacttaaagtatttctagtcacaaaataccgagatagctcgttgatagtgtgaggcgatctccaACGTCCTTATGATTTTCCAAGTTGGCTTTccgatactataaaaaaatagagaaaagaaagggagtaagtattaagcttagtaagtttgcatgtcaataaataacaacattctaaatgaattatcaagataacttGAACCTTttgaacatggacttatcttaccttccctttggtacactcttttagttttccgttgaaccatttggaatactaaggatacatgggtacctttccattttaaacttaccattttcatgtcttgacatggtcttacgttgtatccttgccttatgaactcaccattgccatgccttggcatggtcttacatgggatctttgccttatagtattttatcaatgccatgtcttgacatg
It encodes the following:
- the LOC107919692 gene encoding uncharacterized protein; the protein is MDLERQNRPPVDKIWKHGAEVFCANKDDDPERVEFWLENTIRVFDELSCTAEECLKYIISLLRDSSYYWLKMLVSVVPHRKVIWEFFQEEFRKTYICERFMDQKRKEFLDLKQGCLTVTEYEKKFIRLSKYAWEYVSSEAKMCRRLEDRLNKDIRLSMGVLELKEFVYSLIGPIKMRN